Proteins encoded in a region of the Xylanibacillus composti genome:
- the noc gene encoding nucleoid occlusion protein, which translates to MKEHISKIFGFSEKQSQDEVKQLPLSEIVPSPYQPRTIFDDERIEELCQTIRTHGVIQPIVVRVRNDRYEIIAGERRFRAVKKLELETIPAIIREFNDSQAASIALIENLQREGLTSIEEANAYQQLIELHQLTQESLAQRLGKSQSTIANKLRLLQLSQPIKNALLERKISERHARAMLALESEELQVKLLKEIIEKELNVKQTEARVQLYKEVQKPKRNKRYSFSKDVRLAVNTIRQSVDMVVNSGLSIQTDEKDLDDHYEIVIRIPKQ; encoded by the coding sequence ATGAAAGAACACATTTCAAAAATATTCGGTTTTTCGGAAAAGCAATCGCAAGACGAAGTGAAGCAGCTTCCGCTATCTGAAATCGTGCCGAGCCCATACCAGCCAAGGACAATTTTCGATGATGAACGCATTGAAGAATTGTGCCAGACGATTCGTACACATGGCGTCATTCAGCCCATTGTAGTGCGCGTTCGCAATGATCGCTATGAGATTATTGCCGGGGAACGGCGTTTTCGGGCTGTCAAGAAGCTGGAATTGGAGACTATTCCGGCGATTATACGCGAGTTCAATGATTCGCAGGCTGCCTCGATTGCGCTGATTGAGAACTTGCAGCGGGAAGGGTTGACCTCAATCGAAGAGGCGAATGCCTACCAGCAGCTCATTGAACTGCATCAATTGACGCAGGAAAGCTTGGCGCAGCGGTTGGGAAAGAGTCAATCCACGATTGCCAACAAGCTTCGACTTCTTCAACTCTCTCAGCCTATTAAGAATGCGTTACTGGAGCGGAAAATATCAGAACGGCACGCGAGAGCGATGCTAGCATTAGAGAGCGAAGAGCTGCAAGTGAAGCTGCTGAAGGAAATTATCGAAAAGGAGCTCAACGTCAAGCAGACTGAAGCTCGCGTTCAGCTGTACAAGGAAGTTCAGAAGCCTAAACGGAATAAACGCTATTCCTTTTCCAAGGATGTTCGTCTGGCAGTCAATACGATCCGCCAATCCGTTGATATGGTAGTGAATTCGGGGTTGTCCATACAAACGGACGAGAAGGATTTAGACGATCATTATGAAATTGTCATCCGAATCCCCAAACAGTAA
- a CDS encoding ParA family protein, with protein MCKIIAVANQKGGVGKTTTSVNLGASLASQGKKVLLIDIDPQGNTTSGIGINKADVMYCIYDVLINDVHPKDATAETVIPNLHIIPATIQLAGAEIELVPTISREVRLKKSLALVRHLYDYILIDCPPSLGILTVNSLTAADSVLIPIQCEYYALEGLSQLLNTIRLVQKHLNTSLQIEGVLLTMFDARTNLGIQVIEEVKKYFQQKVYQTVIPRNVRLSEAPSHGESIITYDPRSKGAEVYMELAKEVIQSEQAIG; from the coding sequence ATGTGCAAGATCATAGCGGTCGCAAATCAAAAGGGCGGTGTTGGGAAAACTACAACTTCAGTCAATCTGGGCGCTTCGCTTGCTTCTCAGGGCAAGAAGGTTTTGTTAATTGATATAGATCCACAGGGCAATACGACTAGCGGCATAGGCATCAACAAAGCAGATGTCATGTATTGCATCTATGATGTGCTAATCAATGACGTGCATCCGAAGGATGCAACAGCGGAGACAGTTATTCCGAATCTGCATATTATTCCTGCCACGATTCAGCTTGCCGGTGCGGAAATTGAATTGGTTCCTACTATATCCAGGGAAGTGAGACTGAAGAAATCGCTGGCACTGGTACGTCATTTATACGATTACATCTTGATTGATTGTCCGCCATCCTTGGGGATTTTGACAGTCAATTCGCTAACAGCAGCAGATTCGGTCTTGATTCCTATTCAATGTGAATATTATGCGCTTGAAGGGCTCAGTCAATTGTTGAATACAATTCGACTTGTCCAGAAGCATCTGAATACAAGCTTGCAAATCGAAGGCGTCCTGCTCACGATGTTTGATGCCCGAACGAATTTGGGTATTCAAGTGATAGAAGAAGTGAAGAAATACTTCCAGCAGAAGGTTTATCAAACCGTAATTCCGAGAAATGTACGTTTAAGCGAGGCGCCGAGCCATGGGGAATCGATTATTACTTATGATCCTCGCTCGAAAGGTGCTGAAGTGTATATGGAACTGGCAAAGGAAGTGATCCAGAGTGAACAGGCGATTGGGTAG
- a CDS encoding ParB/RepB/Spo0J family partition protein, whose product MNRRLGRGLDALIPSLNVSEEDKVVEIPVKELRPNPYQPRKTFDENSIRELSESIQEHGVIQPIIVRSVLRGYEIIAGERRWRASQVCGKDTIPAVVRKFTDQQVMEIALIENLQREDLNAIEIAIAYQALIDQFSLTQEELSAKVGKSRSHIANFLRLLQLPAEIKEHVSRGTLSMGHARALAGVRDDLQKVKLCRVVVEEGWSVRELEEAIQQLDSKPQANRKQKSKKRDPYIHQIEDSLQEVFQTTVKIKHGKDKGKIEFLYYSKDDLERLLELLQRTGG is encoded by the coding sequence GTGAACAGGCGATTGGGTAGGGGTTTGGATGCATTAATTCCTTCGCTAAATGTTTCCGAAGAGGACAAGGTCGTTGAAATTCCGGTAAAGGAGCTGCGACCCAATCCTTATCAGCCTAGGAAAACCTTCGATGAAAACAGTATTCGTGAACTCTCTGAATCGATACAGGAGCACGGTGTTATTCAACCGATCATTGTACGGAGCGTGCTGAGAGGATACGAGATCATCGCAGGGGAAAGACGATGGAGGGCGAGCCAGGTTTGCGGCAAGGATACAATTCCTGCAGTAGTTCGCAAATTCACGGATCAACAAGTGATGGAAATCGCCTTGATCGAAAATTTGCAGCGTGAGGATCTCAATGCAATAGAAATCGCGATCGCATACCAAGCTTTGATTGATCAATTCTCGCTGACCCAGGAAGAATTGTCGGCCAAAGTAGGCAAATCCAGGTCGCATATTGCGAACTTCTTGCGGCTGCTGCAGCTGCCCGCTGAAATTAAGGAGCATGTTTCACGTGGAACATTGTCAATGGGACATGCGCGAGCACTGGCGGGTGTGCGGGATGATCTGCAGAAGGTCAAACTGTGCCGAGTTGTAGTGGAAGAAGGCTGGAGTGTTCGTGAATTGGAGGAAGCAATCCAGCAGCTGGACAGCAAACCTCAGGCAAATCGCAAACAAAAGTCTAAAAAACGCGACCCTTATATTCATCAGATAGAAGATAGTCTGCAGGAAGTTTTCCAGACTACCGTCAAGATCAAGCATGGCAAGGATAAAGGGAAAATAGAGTTTCTATATTACTCGAAAGATGACCTGGAGAGATTGTTGGAGCTTTTGCAGCGAACTGGCGGATAA
- a CDS encoding aminotransferase class V-fold PLP-dependent enzyme, translated as MQLIYLDNAASSWPKPPEVAQAVARTIEQCGANPGRGSHGMAVAASRILFEARTNLARLMGVNNPNDIAFCFNTTDALNLAIRGYVRPGDHVICTKVEHNAVWRPLEYLKRHHRVEVSYVEANERGELSLAELDQAFRPNTRLLICSHSSNLLGSILPIEKMAQIAHNHGAKILVDAAQTLGVYPVHVKDMQLDMVAFPGHKGLLGPQGTGGLYIHPDIELEPLRLGGTGSRSEEAEQPNIRPDRYEAGTLNTPGIAGLNEGVKYVQNETVESIHTKEWTLTQRMMEAFASMTGVRVLGPGLGEPRTGIVSIVLDAMDAAEAAFVLDQHFQIAVRAGYHCSPLAHQTAGTLGAGAVRISVGCFTTEQEIDACIEAVGQLSRT; from the coding sequence GTGCAACTGATCTATTTAGACAACGCTGCATCATCTTGGCCCAAACCGCCAGAGGTAGCGCAAGCGGTAGCCCGCACCATTGAGCAATGCGGTGCGAATCCGGGCAGGGGCAGCCATGGGATGGCCGTTGCTGCGAGCCGGATCTTGTTTGAAGCGAGAACGAACTTGGCCAGGCTGATGGGTGTGAACAATCCGAATGACATTGCGTTTTGCTTCAATACTACAGATGCGTTGAATTTGGCTATACGCGGTTATGTTCGGCCAGGCGATCATGTGATTTGCACAAAGGTCGAGCACAATGCAGTATGGCGGCCTTTGGAATACTTGAAACGGCATCATCGGGTTGAGGTCAGTTATGTAGAGGCGAATGAGAGGGGAGAGCTCTCGCTTGCAGAGCTCGATCAGGCATTTCGACCCAATACGAGGCTGCTCATCTGCAGCCACAGCTCCAACTTGCTCGGCAGCATCCTTCCCATTGAAAAGATGGCTCAGATCGCACATAACCACGGGGCTAAAATTTTGGTGGATGCTGCTCAAACGCTGGGTGTTTATCCCGTGCATGTTAAGGACATGCAGCTGGATATGGTCGCATTCCCCGGCCACAAAGGATTGCTCGGTCCGCAGGGAACTGGAGGCCTGTACATTCATCCCGACATTGAGCTTGAGCCGCTTCGGCTTGGCGGGACAGGGAGTCGGTCTGAGGAAGCTGAACAGCCGAACATACGGCCAGACCGCTATGAAGCCGGAACGCTGAACACGCCGGGAATAGCAGGATTGAACGAAGGCGTCAAATATGTCCAGAATGAGACGGTGGAAAGCATCCATACTAAAGAATGGACGCTCACACAGAGGATGATGGAGGCATTTGCTAGCATGACGGGCGTTCGGGTGCTTGGTCCCGGGCTCGGCGAACCGCGGACAGGCATCGTCTCGATTGTGCTCGATGCGATGGATGCTGCGGAAGCGGCGTTTGTGCTGGATCAGCATTTTCAAATAGCCGTACGCGCGGGCTATCATTGTTCTCCGTTGGCACATCAAACAGCAGGTACGCTTGGAGCAGGTGCTGTTAGGATCAGTGTTGGCTGTTTCACTACTGAGCAAGAGATAGACGCTTGTATCGAAGCAGTTGGACAATTATCCCGGACATGA
- a CDS encoding DUF4446 family protein — translation MRQEMLFGLEEQAVWLLLGTLGLSLLLFLFVILLWVRISRLRKRYLRSMGNGEAANMEQVLLDIREQLDTLHASNKAQADQFRQLEQTVAAMKGRIGFYRYNAFAERGSDLSFSLALLDADRNGVVVTSLHNREMSYVYAKPIVKGDSDYKLTPEERQAIEQAGSQG, via the coding sequence ATGAGACAGGAAATGCTGTTTGGGTTGGAAGAGCAGGCTGTATGGCTGCTCTTGGGGACGCTGGGTTTGTCATTGCTATTATTTTTGTTTGTCATTCTTTTATGGGTGCGGATATCCCGATTAAGAAAGCGATATTTGCGCAGCATGGGCAACGGTGAGGCTGCGAATATGGAGCAAGTGCTGTTGGACATCCGTGAACAGCTGGACACGCTGCATGCATCGAACAAAGCGCAGGCCGATCAGTTTCGCCAATTGGAACAGACAGTAGCTGCGATGAAAGGGCGGATCGGTTTTTATCGATATAATGCATTCGCTGAGCGGGGCAGCGATTTGAGCTTCTCCCTGGCGCTATTGGATGCCGATCGCAATGGTGTCGTGGTCACCAGCCTTCACAACCGGGAAATGAGCTATGTGTATGCCAAGCCGATTGTGAAGGGCGACTCTGACTATAAGCTGACGCCGGAAGAACGCCAGGCGATTGAACAAGCCGGATCGCAGGGCTAA
- the yyaC gene encoding spore protease YyaC, giving the protein MGNPFPFMKRLKATPDSIKLSYQEADIHEKLALHLSQFYSRLEPEQDLVAVCVGTDRSTGDSLGPFVGTQLNKQSIDGLYVYGTLDEPVHAMNLQDTLDRVSNERTNPFIIAVDACLGQVSSVGCIQIGDGPVKPGAGVNKDLPPVGNVHITGIVNVGGFMEYFVLQNTRLSLVIRMAEIIGHSIVQSLAYLPDQRASI; this is encoded by the coding sequence ATGGGCAATCCATTTCCATTTATGAAACGATTGAAGGCCACGCCCGATTCCATTAAGCTGTCTTATCAGGAAGCGGACATTCACGAGAAGCTCGCCTTGCACTTGAGCCAGTTCTATTCCCGTCTGGAACCCGAGCAGGACTTGGTCGCCGTTTGTGTCGGAACTGACCGTTCGACCGGAGATTCCCTGGGGCCTTTCGTCGGGACGCAGCTGAACAAGCAAAGCATCGACGGTCTCTATGTATACGGCACATTAGACGAACCGGTTCATGCCATGAATTTGCAAGATACGCTGGACCGTGTGAGCAACGAGCGAACAAATCCGTTCATCATTGCGGTGGACGCCTGCTTGGGTCAAGTGTCCAGCGTGGGCTGCATCCAAATCGGCGATGGACCGGTGAAGCCCGGTGCAGGCGTGAACAAGGATTTGCCGCCGGTTGGAAATGTGCATATTACCGGCATTGTGAACGTAGGCGGATTTATGGAGTATTTCGTTCTTCAAAATACACGATTAAGTCTGGTCATTCGCATGGCAGAAATTATCGGCCATTCCATCGTCCAATCATTAGCCTACCTTCCTGATCAAAGGGCTTCCATTTAG
- a CDS encoding DUF3343 domain-containing protein, with protein sequence MLLLAFDSTQQALRAEMLLDYAEIEIDTCPTPKEITAGCALSIAFDDKDKEQVIRIIREENVEIRGLYSNKGNGYDKLLLD encoded by the coding sequence ATGCTGCTGCTTGCCTTTGACTCCACACAACAAGCACTGCGTGCCGAAATGCTGCTGGACTATGCGGAGATCGAGATTGATACATGCCCGACGCCGAAGGAAATCACAGCGGGATGCGCGCTGTCGATTGCGTTCGATGACAAGGATAAGGAGCAGGTTATACGGATAATTCGGGAGGAGAACGTGGAGATCCGGGGGCTCTATTCCAATAAGGGAAATGGCTATGATAAACTACTACTAGACTGA
- a CDS encoding mechanosensitive ion channel family protein produces the protein MQRYLANTAWATFMDEMSNPDNWLNWGMVLVKIVVILAAAGIAKRIVRRAITHMIADRQNRRIQYDPRRAKTMGKLIGNVSGYTINFIALLLIIDQFGYSLMPLLAGAGVLGLAIGFGAQNLVRDVITGFFIIFEDQFGVGDVIMVNGQKGTVEEIGLRVTKLRIWTGEIHIIPNGAIGEVTNFSVNNSIGVTDISIAYESDIDKALQVIKETAMKVKEMNENVVGDPDVLGVQSLGASEVIIRVLTECKPNTQFAVGRQMNAELKKALDQAGIEIPYPRLVTLQRKDEPAHSG, from the coding sequence ATGCAGCGGTATTTGGCTAACACGGCATGGGCGACATTCATGGATGAAATGAGCAATCCGGACAATTGGCTGAACTGGGGTATGGTGCTAGTCAAAATCGTCGTTATCCTGGCAGCCGCAGGTATAGCCAAGCGTATTGTCCGCAGAGCGATTACTCATATGATTGCGGATCGGCAGAATCGACGTATCCAGTATGATCCGCGAAGAGCTAAGACGATGGGGAAGCTGATCGGAAATGTCAGCGGCTACACAATCAATTTCATCGCACTCTTGCTCATCATTGATCAATTTGGATACAGTCTCATGCCCTTGCTGGCAGGGGCAGGCGTACTAGGCTTGGCAATCGGCTTCGGCGCGCAAAATCTGGTTCGCGATGTCATTACCGGATTCTTCATTATTTTCGAAGACCAGTTCGGGGTAGGCGATGTCATCATGGTAAACGGACAGAAGGGGACGGTCGAGGAAATTGGGCTGCGGGTTACGAAGCTTCGTATTTGGACGGGAGAAATTCATATCATCCCGAACGGGGCCATTGGCGAGGTAACGAACTTCTCTGTCAACAATTCCATCGGGGTGACGGATATCTCAATCGCTTACGAATCGGATATTGACAAGGCCTTGCAGGTTATCAAGGAGACAGCGATGAAAGTGAAGGAAATGAACGAAAATGTCGTCGGGGATCCGGATGTGCTGGGTGTCCAGAGCCTGGGCGCTTCCGAGGTGATAATTCGGGTATTGACCGAATGCAAGCCGAATACACAATTTGCTGTAGGCCGGCAGATGAATGCGGAGCTGAAGAAAGCGCTCGACCAGGCGGGGATCGAAATTCCGTATCCGCGTCTTGTCACCCTGCAGCGCAAGGATGAACCGGCCCATTCCGGTTAA
- a CDS encoding DUF951 domain-containing protein produces the protein MEPIRYGLGDIVQLKKPHPCGVNEMEIIRMGMDIRIKCTGCKHSVMIPRAKFEKRLKKVLRAAAQQEGEQDEN, from the coding sequence ATGGAACCGATTCGTTACGGATTGGGCGATATTGTGCAATTGAAGAAGCCGCATCCGTGCGGTGTGAACGAAATGGAAATCATCCGCATGGGCATGGATATACGGATCAAATGTACGGGTTGCAAGCATAGTGTGATGATTCCGCGGGCGAAGTTCGAGAAACGCTTGAAGAAGGTGCTGAGAGCCGCGGCCCAGCAAGAAGGAGAGCAGGACGAGAATTAA
- a CDS encoding YjzC family protein: MGEQTQFEPGDKVPNNGTYSEVGERAFHMGVNDPQHVTLQKGDTFPPTTNQNRKWKLDRQGKH; encoded by the coding sequence GTGGGTGAACAGACACAATTCGAACCAGGAGACAAAGTGCCCAACAACGGCACTTACTCCGAAGTTGGCGAACGGGCCTTTCACATGGGTGTGAACGATCCGCAGCATGTAACCTTACAAAAAGGCGACACCTTCCCGCCTACCACCAATCAGAACCGAAAGTGGAAGCTGGACCGCCAGGGCAAGCACTAG
- the rpsF gene encoding 30S ribosomal protein S6 encodes MRKYEMMFIIRSEADEETVQAVGEKLQGIITNNGGTVDKYEVKGKRRLAYEINKQHDGIYVLVNFTAGRETVSELDRVIRISDEIIRHLIVQDVVA; translated from the coding sequence ATGCGCAAATACGAAATGATGTTCATCATCCGCTCCGAAGCTGACGAGGAAACTGTCCAAGCAGTAGGAGAGAAGCTCCAGGGCATCATCACCAACAACGGCGGTACTGTAGACAAGTACGAGGTCAAAGGTAAGCGTCGTCTTGCGTATGAGATCAATAAGCAGCATGACGGCATTTACGTGCTCGTGAATTTCACAGCAGGACGTGAAACCGTTAGCGAACTGGATCGTGTCATCCGCATTTCGGATGAGATTATCCGTCATTTGATCGTCCAAGACGTTGTAGCCTAA
- the ssb gene encoding single-stranded DNA-binding protein yields MLNRVILIGRLTRDPELRYTPSGVAVTQFTLAVDRPFTSQGGNREADFIPVVTWRQLAETCANYLRKGRLTAVEGRIQVRHYDNNEGRRVYVTEVVADNVRFLESAGGGGNRDESYDGGGQSYRDRGPSQDSGRNQQQQDPFSDDGSPIDISDDDLPF; encoded by the coding sequence ATGTTGAACCGTGTCATACTCATCGGTAGATTAACCAGAGATCCGGAGCTCCGCTACACGCCATCCGGCGTTGCGGTCACGCAGTTTACGCTTGCGGTAGACCGGCCGTTTACGAGCCAGGGCGGCAATCGCGAGGCCGACTTCATTCCCGTCGTAACTTGGCGGCAGCTGGCTGAGACCTGTGCGAATTATTTGCGCAAGGGCAGACTGACTGCTGTAGAGGGACGCATTCAGGTGCGTCATTACGATAATAATGAAGGCCGTCGTGTCTATGTAACGGAAGTCGTGGCGGACAACGTGCGTTTTCTGGAATCAGCCGGGGGCGGCGGCAATCGGGACGAGTCTTACGACGGAGGCGGCCAATCATACCGCGACCGCGGACCGTCTCAGGATAGCGGACGCAATCAACAGCAGCAGGATCCTTTTTCCGATGACGGCAGTCCGATCGACATTTCTGATGATGATTTACCGTTCTGA
- a CDS encoding tyrosine-type recombinase/integrase encodes MPLKVEKTQSDNGVEKFVIVDENYNIIEEVVLFLNWLEKKGMSAGTLETYCNDLKEFFSWLEIKEMKFYEVRKRDMLSWLEYLETNAGKGKPKSARTKNRYLATIASFYRYYEGLGGWIESNPLTVKDNMKLNHYLNHPIRRKTLDFSFFRVKEPKSKNTRKLARSQIEALYEGIEQVQSEADLVIRNKLMFRILYETGCRIGECLGLRLNDYEYPKAGKNYGLLWFRTHSPLYHKDHRLKTLERQIPVSDDLIYNIDEYVCNIRPDSGQFQTILVNHRRPNEGKYMTRGPVNTFFNDLSRLVEIECTPHWLRHTHGTELKEAGFDSVYIQHRLGHSSINSTAKYMHPDLETQGIAYEKFQKQRRSALLQ; translated from the coding sequence GTGCCGTTAAAAGTGGAAAAGACTCAGAGTGATAATGGAGTAGAAAAATTCGTTATCGTTGATGAGAACTACAACATTATTGAAGAAGTGGTCTTGTTCTTAAATTGGCTTGAAAAGAAAGGTATGTCTGCCGGAACGCTTGAAACATACTGTAACGACCTCAAGGAGTTTTTTAGCTGGTTGGAAATCAAAGAGATGAAGTTTTATGAAGTAAGGAAAAGGGACATGCTTTCTTGGCTGGAGTACCTTGAAACCAACGCTGGAAAGGGGAAGCCTAAGTCGGCGAGAACAAAAAACAGATATTTAGCCACTATTGCATCGTTCTATCGTTACTATGAGGGATTAGGGGGTTGGATTGAATCAAATCCATTAACAGTCAAAGATAATATGAAACTTAATCATTATTTAAATCATCCCATAAGAAGGAAAACCCTTGACTTCTCCTTTTTCAGGGTGAAGGAGCCAAAGTCAAAAAATACAAGGAAATTAGCACGATCTCAAATTGAGGCATTGTATGAGGGAATTGAACAAGTGCAAAGTGAAGCTGATCTTGTTATTAGGAATAAGCTTATGTTTCGAATTCTGTATGAGACCGGATGTAGAATCGGAGAGTGTTTAGGCTTACGATTGAATGATTATGAATACCCGAAAGCCGGGAAAAATTATGGACTTCTCTGGTTTAGAACACATAGTCCTCTTTACCACAAGGATCACAGATTAAAAACATTAGAGCGGCAAATACCGGTTAGTGACGATTTAATATATAACATTGACGAGTATGTTTGTAATATAAGGCCTGATTCTGGTCAATTCCAGACAATATTAGTGAATCATCGCCGTCCGAATGAAGGTAAATATATGACTAGAGGTCCTGTGAACACATTTTTCAATGACTTATCACGATTAGTGGAGATTGAGTGTACTCCACATTGGTTGCGACACACGCATGGCACTGAATTGAAGGAAGCAGGGTTTGACAGTGTGTATATTCAGCATCGTCTTGGACATAGCTCTATAAATTCAACAGCGAAATACATGCATCCTGATTTGGAAACACAAGGAATAGCGTATGAGAAATTCCAAAAACAAAGAAGGAGTGCTTTGTTACAATGA
- a CDS encoding tyrosine-type recombinase/integrase, whose product MNAAIVKSINPKTDKWVLSKKSSLGDTMTFDFTYLPNRWFKRTLKEITIDCFTLGKPSFETLNRYNYSLKHFFNFYNEVGLNLKTFEELTHQHTQMFVFYLQNQKMSNATRNVIMAALKWFVEYGRFFEYDGFPTRQVFDGEEYKALQTEDILKTRYIPDTVMRQIEIALSNEKNVILKSLIEIGIDTGIRLSEALELEEGCISEDFTGKPVLYVRSEKNKSERFIPVSNRVKTAVKTLETYTAEARKTINSRLLVTYWMPNAKRFDRLIQREFRSWLKIFVKKHKIKDVDGEVYPLVFHAFRHTLGTDMLNKGMTIFEIQDYLGHDSLHSTAGYAKVQNPKIQREYKKLGFVGVITKEINKESLGNGRYDTKTLKASALPDGVCRKPINNEGKVCAKFNLCIICPKFITTPQHLSIHKQHLERLRADKEAYMASEFIGTVNHLETIEYALETIIERLEAL is encoded by the coding sequence ATGAATGCCGCAATTGTTAAATCGATAAACCCAAAAACTGATAAATGGGTATTATCAAAAAAATCTTCACTTGGAGACACAATGACATTTGATTTCACATACTTGCCAAATCGCTGGTTTAAAAGGACGTTAAAAGAAATTACAATTGATTGTTTTACGCTAGGAAAACCATCTTTTGAAACTTTAAATAGATATAATTATTCATTAAAACATTTTTTTAATTTTTATAACGAGGTGGGCTTAAATTTAAAGACATTTGAGGAACTAACACACCAACATACACAAATGTTCGTGTTTTATCTTCAAAACCAAAAGATGTCGAACGCAACAAGGAACGTGATAATGGCAGCATTAAAGTGGTTTGTCGAGTATGGGCGATTTTTTGAATATGATGGATTTCCAACAAGACAGGTTTTTGATGGTGAGGAATATAAAGCACTACAAACGGAAGATATACTCAAAACCAGGTATATCCCGGATACTGTCATGAGGCAGATTGAGATCGCCCTTTCAAATGAAAAGAACGTGATCTTAAAGAGTTTAATTGAGATCGGAATAGATACAGGCATACGATTATCTGAAGCATTGGAACTTGAAGAAGGTTGTATTTCAGAGGATTTCACGGGTAAACCCGTCCTTTATGTACGATCAGAAAAGAATAAATCGGAACGGTTTATTCCCGTTTCAAATCGGGTAAAGACAGCTGTTAAAACCCTTGAAACATATACAGCAGAAGCTCGGAAAACAATAAATTCGAGATTATTGGTGACTTACTGGATGCCGAATGCAAAAAGATTTGATAGGTTAATCCAGAGAGAGTTTAGATCCTGGCTAAAGATATTTGTAAAAAAACATAAGATCAAAGATGTTGACGGCGAGGTATATCCCTTAGTCTTCCATGCATTTCGTCATACGTTAGGGACGGACATGCTTAATAAAGGAATGACAATATTCGAAATACAAGATTATCTTGGGCATGACTCCCTGCACAGTACCGCGGGGTATGCGAAGGTTCAAAATCCAAAAATTCAAAGGGAATATAAGAAGCTCGGGTTCGTCGGTGTAATTACAAAAGAGATCAATAAAGAAAGCTTAGGTAACGGAAGATATGATACCAAAACATTAAAAGCATCAGCTCTTCCCGACGGTGTGTGCAGAAAACCGATAAATAACGAAGGAAAAGTATGTGCAAAATTCAATTTATGCATAATTTGCCCTAAATTTATTACAACACCTCAACATCTCTCGATTCACAAGCAACACTTAGAACGACTTAGGGCTGATAAAGAGGCGTATATGGCATCAGAGTTTATCGGAACAGTAAATCATCTAGAAACCATCGAGTACGCCTTAGAAACGATTATAGAGCGGCTGGAGGCATTGTGA